From one Plectropomus leopardus isolate mb chromosome 8, YSFRI_Pleo_2.0, whole genome shotgun sequence genomic stretch:
- the LOC121946983 gene encoding polymeric immunoglobulin receptor-like isoform X1, whose amino-acid sequence MNIQHFVFFCLISALCAGNAGLVSAKPNTYAIAEGGTVSIKCTLTLSGNMKFFCKDECKAEDILIKTEDVRAQSGRFSIKYKNASSGRGILTVTITNVTKSDSGRYRCGLGKTLAPKSYRDFEVRVLDAAPLDVNSGFTRTETEGGDITYPCSDTVYGRRKFFCKEKCFKQDNVLIETDGNKTQSGRYSIEYREKSVPGLYVTIREVTKSDTGWYRCGYGRASSQDSYKRFQIIIIDASSLSASKQPTTCQTSSETNKQPAEILNILGHLLLLVVCVPGVCVMFAVFLLLVFKCTAGLNTGGNADNLNMETVICENCPEDAVYQSLDPASRDQDQTYSTPLT is encoded by the exons atgaatATCCagcattttgtgttcttttgcCTCATATCAG CACTGTGTGCTGGAAATGCTGGACTCGTCAGTGCAAAACCCAACACTTATGCAATAGCTGAGGGAGGAACAGTTTCTATAAAGTGCACATTAACTCTGTCTGGAAACATGAAGTTCTTCTGCAAGGACGAATGTAAAGCAGAAGATATTCTCATTAAAACAGAAGATGTCAGAGCTCAGAGTGGCAGATTCagcattaaatacaaaaatgcatctTCTGGAAGAGGAATTCTGACGGTGACCATTACAAATGTGACCAAGTCTGACTCAGGACGGTACAGGTGCGGTTTGGGCAAAACTTTGGCTCCAAAATCATACCGGGACTTTGAGGTCAGAGTGTTAGACG cgGCACCGTTGGACGTAAACTCTGGCTTTACTCGTACAGAAACCGAAGGAGGAGATATCACATATCCATGCAGTGATACTGTTTATGGACGCAGAAAATTCTTCTgtaaggaaaaatgttttaaacaagaCAACGTTCTCATTGAAACAGATGGCAACAAAACTCAGAGTGGAAGATACAGCATCGAATATAGAGAAAAGTCTGTGCCTGGACTGTATGTGACCATCAGAGAGGTGACCAAGTCGGACACAGGATGGTACAGGTGTGGTTACGGCAGAGCTTCATCTCAAGATTCATACAAAAGGTTTCAGATTATTATCATAGATG CATCGTCCCTTTCAGCTTCCAAACAACCAACAACATGCCAGACTTCATCAGAAACCAACAAACAGCCCGCAG AGATCTTGAATATCCTAGGTCACTTGTTGCttctggttgtgtgtgtgcccgGGGTTTGTGTGatgtttgctgtgtttctgctgctcgTCTTCAAATGTACCGCTGGTTTGAACACCGGAGGAAATGCAGACAACCTTAACATGGAG
- the LOC121946981 gene encoding polymeric immunoglobulin receptor-like isoform X1, protein MNLHHLVFFCVISALCAGNAGLVSAKPNTYAIAEGGTDSIKCTLTLSGNMKFFCKDECKAEDILIKTEDVRAQSGRFSIKYKNESSGRGILRVTITNVSKSDSGRYRCGLGKTLAPKSYRDFEVRVLDAALLDVNSGFTRTETKGGDITYPCSDTVYGSRKFLCKGECKKQDDILLETEGNKAENGRYSIEYREKSVFGLYVTITQLTKSDTGWYRCGYGTALSPDSYKRFQIIVIDVPSASTPPTPPPTTQSFSSSSGGFTPSSVFPETTHYLTDVSCLPGYFLPLVVCVPLVSVLFAVFLLLLFKWKMRRNAGLNTGGNADNLHSEAYVTYRKHPPASTCEDSVYQNLDPASMDQDQTCSPV, encoded by the exons ATGAATCTCCACCATCTTGTGTTCTTCTGCGTCATATCAG CACTGTGTGCTGGAAATGCTGGACTCGTCAGTGCAAAACCCAACACTTATGCAATAGCTGAGGGAGGAACAGATTCTATAAAGTGCACATTAACTCTGTCTGGAAACATGAAGTTCTTCTGCAAGGACGAATGTAAAGCAGAAGATATTCTCATTAAAACAGAAGATGTCAGAGCTCAGAGTGGCAGATTCagcattaaatacaaaaatgaatctTCTGGAAGAGGAATTCTGAGGGTGACCATTACAAATGTGTCCAAGTCTGACTCAGGACGGTACAGGTGCGGTTTGGGCAAAACTTTGGCTCCAAAATCATACCGGGATTTTGAGGTCAGAGTGTTAGACG cgGCACTGTTGGATGTAAACTCTGGCTTTACTCGTACAGAGACCAAAGGAGGAGATATCACATATCCATGCAGTGACACTGTCTATGGAAGCAGAAAATTCCTCTGTAAAGGCGAATGTAAAAAACAAGACGACATTCTCCTTGAAACTGAAGGCAACAAAGCTGAGAATGGCAGATACAGTATTGAATATAGAGAAAAGTCTGTGTTTGGACTGTATGTGACCATCACACAGCTGACCAAGTCGGACACAGGATGGTACAGGTGTGGCTACGGCACAGCTTTGTCTCCAGATTCATACAAAAGGTTCCAGATTATAGTCATAGATg TCCCATCAGCCTCCACACCACCAACGCCACCACCAACGACTCAGAGTTTTAGTTCCAGTTCAGGAGGTTTCACCCCTTCATCAGTTTTCCCTGAAACCACCCACTATCTTACAG ACGTCTCCTGTCTCCCAGGTTACTTCTTGCctctggttgtgtgtgtgccctTGGTTTCTGtactgtttgctgtttttctgctgctcctcttcaaATGGAAGATGAGGAGGAACGCTGGTTTGAACACCGGAGGAAATGCAGACAACCTCCACTCAGAG GCTTATGTCACCTACAGAAAACATCCTCCAGCCTCCACATGTGAAGACTCTGTCTACCAGAACCTCGATCCAGCCAGCATGGATCAGGACCAAACCTGCTCGCCAGTATAA
- the LOC121947233 gene encoding polymeric immunoglobulin receptor-like isoform X1 → MKLHHTLICFFLLSLQDEKSGLISAQVYPRIEGENFTVNCLFTFSRNRKYFCRDKCEQKDTLIETNGVRAREGKYSIEYKRERELSVTITQLAKSDSGVYGCGLGFTSPVKFEIIVVDALLMGGPSDEHTLHTQPGGNIVVACFFNVFENRKYFCKEECKRSSILVETTGNRNQRGRHSIRYVKETSSGSSGVLYVNMTQLSKSDSGQYRCGLDSSFYVDPYRSFEVTVTEAPKTSRPNLNPTTVLPPVPSASTSTTTPSSNSNSGGSAPPGTRTTDVLLYVGLTLIVMVMLSLSVLIVCRKVTSKAKEPPAETEFTSVTETNQVYENIRECRRSRSPPAEDDWSRLTYSELDFSNRGVGSSRRALRSDGDNVVYSVPRVQASSEASRAEDHLSVYSNVT, encoded by the exons ATGAAACTCCATCACACTTTGATctgcttcttcctcctct CTTTGCAGGATGAAAAATCTGGTCTCATCAGTGCACAAGTCTATCCAAGAATTGAAGGAGAAAATTTCACAGTAAATTGCCTCTTCACCTTCTCAAGAAACAGGAAGTATTTTTGTAGAGACAAATGTGAACAAAAAGACACTCTTATTGAAACAAATGGGGTTAGAGCTCGGGAAGGCAAATACAGCATTGAATATAAACGAGAGAGAGAGCTTTCTGTGACCATCACTCAGCTGGCAAAGTCTGACTCAGGAGTGTACGGATGTGGTTTGGGGTTTACCTCACCGGTCAAGTTTGAAATCATTGTTGTAGATG CACTGCTGATGGGAGGTCCCTCTGATGAACACACTCTCCACACACAACCTGGAGGAAATATTGTAGTGGCATGCTTCTTTAATGTctttgaaaacaggaaatactTCTGCAAGGAAGAGTGTAAAAGAAGTAGCATTCTTGTTGAAACGACTGGCAACAGAAATCAGAGAGGCAGACACAGCATCAGATATGTAAAGGAAACTTCATCAGGTTCATCAGGAGTTTTGTATGTGAACATGACTCAGCTGTCCAAGTCTGACTCAGGACAGTATAGGTGTGGTCTGGACTCTTCCTTCTATGTAGATCCCTACCGCAGCTTTGAGGTCACTGTCACAGAAG CTCCAAAAACTTCAAGACCAAACTTAAATCCAACAACTGTTTTACCACCAGTCCCATCAGCTTCCACATCAACAACCACACCAAGTTCAAACTCCAACTCAGGAGGCTCCGCACCTCCTGGCACAAGAACTACAG ATGTGCTGCTGTATGTGGGCCTGACGCTGATCGTCATGGTTATGTTATCACTGTCTGTGCTGATTGTGTGCAGAAAAGTGACTTCTAAAGCCAAAG AGCCTCCTGCGGAAACAGAGTTCACTTCTGTCACAGAG ACAAACCAAGTGTACGAGAATATCAGAGAGTGCAGAAGGAGCAGATCTCCCCCT gcCGAAGACGACTGGAGTAGACTCACCTACTCTGAGTTGGATTTTTCCAACCGCGGCGTCGGCTCGTCCAGGAGAGCCCTCCGTAGCGACGGTGACAATGTTGTGTACTCGGTTCCTCGAGTACAAGCGAGCTCTGAAGCCAGCCGTGCTGAAGATCATCTGTCCGTGTACTCTAATGTTACTTAA
- the LOC121946983 gene encoding polymeric immunoglobulin receptor-like isoform X2: MNIQHFVFFCLISALCAGNAGLVSAKPNTYAIAEGGTVSIKCTLTLSGNMKFFCKDECKAEDILIKTEDVRAQSGRFSIKYKNASSGRGILTVTITNVTKSDSGRYRCGLGKTLAPKSYRDFEVRVLDAAPLDVNSGFTRTETEGGDITYPCSDTVYGRRKFFCKEKCFKQDNVLIETDGNKTQSGRYSIEYREKSVPGLYVTIREVTKSDTGWYRCGYGRASSQDSYKRFQIIIIDASKQPTTCQTSSETNKQPAEILNILGHLLLLVVCVPGVCVMFAVFLLLVFKCTAGLNTGGNADNLNMETVICENCPEDAVYQSLDPASRDQDQTYSTPLT; this comes from the exons atgaatATCCagcattttgtgttcttttgcCTCATATCAG CACTGTGTGCTGGAAATGCTGGACTCGTCAGTGCAAAACCCAACACTTATGCAATAGCTGAGGGAGGAACAGTTTCTATAAAGTGCACATTAACTCTGTCTGGAAACATGAAGTTCTTCTGCAAGGACGAATGTAAAGCAGAAGATATTCTCATTAAAACAGAAGATGTCAGAGCTCAGAGTGGCAGATTCagcattaaatacaaaaatgcatctTCTGGAAGAGGAATTCTGACGGTGACCATTACAAATGTGACCAAGTCTGACTCAGGACGGTACAGGTGCGGTTTGGGCAAAACTTTGGCTCCAAAATCATACCGGGACTTTGAGGTCAGAGTGTTAGACG cgGCACCGTTGGACGTAAACTCTGGCTTTACTCGTACAGAAACCGAAGGAGGAGATATCACATATCCATGCAGTGATACTGTTTATGGACGCAGAAAATTCTTCTgtaaggaaaaatgttttaaacaagaCAACGTTCTCATTGAAACAGATGGCAACAAAACTCAGAGTGGAAGATACAGCATCGAATATAGAGAAAAGTCTGTGCCTGGACTGTATGTGACCATCAGAGAGGTGACCAAGTCGGACACAGGATGGTACAGGTGTGGTTACGGCAGAGCTTCATCTCAAGATTCATACAAAAGGTTTCAGATTATTATCATAGATG CTTCCAAACAACCAACAACATGCCAGACTTCATCAGAAACCAACAAACAGCCCGCAG AGATCTTGAATATCCTAGGTCACTTGTTGCttctggttgtgtgtgtgcccgGGGTTTGTGTGatgtttgctgtgtttctgctgctcgTCTTCAAATGTACCGCTGGTTTGAACACCGGAGGAAATGCAGACAACCTTAACATGGAG
- the LOC121946983 gene encoding polymeric immunoglobulin receptor-like isoform X3, translated as MNIQHFVFFCLISALCAGNAGLVSAKPNTYAIAEGGTVSIKCTLTLSGNMKFFCKDECKAEDILIKTEDVRAQSGRFSIKYKNASSGRGILTVTITNVTKSDSGRYRCGLGKTLAPKSYRDFEVRVLDAAPLDVNSGFTRTETEGGDITYPCSDTVYGRRKFFCKEKCFKQDNVLIETDGNKTQSGRYSIEYREKSVPGLYVTIREVTKSDTGWYRCGYGRASSQDSYKRFQIIIIDASSLSASKQPTTCQTSSETNKQPAEILNILGHLLLLVVCVPGVCVMFAVFLLLVFKCTAGLNTGGNADNLNMEVTFFKDPVCRI; from the exons atgaatATCCagcattttgtgttcttttgcCTCATATCAG CACTGTGTGCTGGAAATGCTGGACTCGTCAGTGCAAAACCCAACACTTATGCAATAGCTGAGGGAGGAACAGTTTCTATAAAGTGCACATTAACTCTGTCTGGAAACATGAAGTTCTTCTGCAAGGACGAATGTAAAGCAGAAGATATTCTCATTAAAACAGAAGATGTCAGAGCTCAGAGTGGCAGATTCagcattaaatacaaaaatgcatctTCTGGAAGAGGAATTCTGACGGTGACCATTACAAATGTGACCAAGTCTGACTCAGGACGGTACAGGTGCGGTTTGGGCAAAACTTTGGCTCCAAAATCATACCGGGACTTTGAGGTCAGAGTGTTAGACG cgGCACCGTTGGACGTAAACTCTGGCTTTACTCGTACAGAAACCGAAGGAGGAGATATCACATATCCATGCAGTGATACTGTTTATGGACGCAGAAAATTCTTCTgtaaggaaaaatgttttaaacaagaCAACGTTCTCATTGAAACAGATGGCAACAAAACTCAGAGTGGAAGATACAGCATCGAATATAGAGAAAAGTCTGTGCCTGGACTGTATGTGACCATCAGAGAGGTGACCAAGTCGGACACAGGATGGTACAGGTGTGGTTACGGCAGAGCTTCATCTCAAGATTCATACAAAAGGTTTCAGATTATTATCATAGATG CATCGTCCCTTTCAGCTTCCAAACAACCAACAACATGCCAGACTTCATCAGAAACCAACAAACAGCCCGCAG AGATCTTGAATATCCTAGGTCACTTGTTGCttctggttgtgtgtgtgcccgGGGTTTGTGTGatgtttgctgtgtttctgctgctcgTCTTCAAATGTACCGCTGGTTTGAACACCGGAGGAAATGCAGACAACCTTAACATGGAGGTGACTTTctttaaagatccagtgtgtaggatttaa
- the LOC121946981 gene encoding polymeric immunoglobulin receptor-like isoform X2, translating to MNLHHLVFFCVISALCAGNAGLVSAKPNTYAIAEGGTDSIKCTLTLSGNMKFFCKDECKAEDILIKTEDVRAQSGRFSIKYKNESSGRGILRVTITNVSKSDSGRYRCGLGKTLAPKSYRDFEVRVLDAALLDVNSGFTRTETKGGDITYPCSDTVYGSRKFLCKGECKKQDDILLETEGNKAENGRYSIEYREKSVFGLYVTITQLTKSDTGWYRCGYGTALSPDSYKRFQIIVIDVPSASTPPTPPPTTQSFSSSSGGFTPSSVFPETTHYLTALVILQTSNTVAFAVISA from the exons ATGAATCTCCACCATCTTGTGTTCTTCTGCGTCATATCAG CACTGTGTGCTGGAAATGCTGGACTCGTCAGTGCAAAACCCAACACTTATGCAATAGCTGAGGGAGGAACAGATTCTATAAAGTGCACATTAACTCTGTCTGGAAACATGAAGTTCTTCTGCAAGGACGAATGTAAAGCAGAAGATATTCTCATTAAAACAGAAGATGTCAGAGCTCAGAGTGGCAGATTCagcattaaatacaaaaatgaatctTCTGGAAGAGGAATTCTGAGGGTGACCATTACAAATGTGTCCAAGTCTGACTCAGGACGGTACAGGTGCGGTTTGGGCAAAACTTTGGCTCCAAAATCATACCGGGATTTTGAGGTCAGAGTGTTAGACG cgGCACTGTTGGATGTAAACTCTGGCTTTACTCGTACAGAGACCAAAGGAGGAGATATCACATATCCATGCAGTGACACTGTCTATGGAAGCAGAAAATTCCTCTGTAAAGGCGAATGTAAAAAACAAGACGACATTCTCCTTGAAACTGAAGGCAACAAAGCTGAGAATGGCAGATACAGTATTGAATATAGAGAAAAGTCTGTGTTTGGACTGTATGTGACCATCACACAGCTGACCAAGTCGGACACAGGATGGTACAGGTGTGGCTACGGCACAGCTTTGTCTCCAGATTCATACAAAAGGTTCCAGATTATAGTCATAGATg TCCCATCAGCCTCCACACCACCAACGCCACCACCAACGACTCAGAGTTTTAGTTCCAGTTCAGGAGGTTTCACCCCTTCATCAGTTTTCCCTGAAACCACCCACTATCTTACAG CCCTTGTCATTCTGCAGACATCAAATACTGtggcttttgcagtgatttcggcCTAA
- the LOC121947233 gene encoding uncharacterized protein LOC121947233 isoform X3 yields the protein MGGPSDEHTLHTQPGGNIVVACFFNVFENRKYFCKEECKRSSILVETTGNRNQRGRHSIRYVKETSSGSSGVLYVNMTQLSKSDSGQYRCGLDSSFYVDPYRSFEVTVTEAPKTSRPNLNPTTVLPPVPSASTSTTTPSSNSNSGGSAPPGTRTTDVLLYVGLTLIVMVMLSLSVLIVCRKVTSKAKEPPAETEFTSVTETNQVYENIRECRRSRSPPAEDDWSRLTYSELDFSNRGVGSSRRALRSDGDNVVYSVPRVQASSEASRAEDHLSVYSNVT from the exons ATGGGAGGTCCCTCTGATGAACACACTCTCCACACACAACCTGGAGGAAATATTGTAGTGGCATGCTTCTTTAATGTctttgaaaacaggaaatactTCTGCAAGGAAGAGTGTAAAAGAAGTAGCATTCTTGTTGAAACGACTGGCAACAGAAATCAGAGAGGCAGACACAGCATCAGATATGTAAAGGAAACTTCATCAGGTTCATCAGGAGTTTTGTATGTGAACATGACTCAGCTGTCCAAGTCTGACTCAGGACAGTATAGGTGTGGTCTGGACTCTTCCTTCTATGTAGATCCCTACCGCAGCTTTGAGGTCACTGTCACAGAAG CTCCAAAAACTTCAAGACCAAACTTAAATCCAACAACTGTTTTACCACCAGTCCCATCAGCTTCCACATCAACAACCACACCAAGTTCAAACTCCAACTCAGGAGGCTCCGCACCTCCTGGCACAAGAACTACAG ATGTGCTGCTGTATGTGGGCCTGACGCTGATCGTCATGGTTATGTTATCACTGTCTGTGCTGATTGTGTGCAGAAAAGTGACTTCTAAAGCCAAAG AGCCTCCTGCGGAAACAGAGTTCACTTCTGTCACAGAG ACAAACCAAGTGTACGAGAATATCAGAGAGTGCAGAAGGAGCAGATCTCCCCCT gcCGAAGACGACTGGAGTAGACTCACCTACTCTGAGTTGGATTTTTCCAACCGCGGCGTCGGCTCGTCCAGGAGAGCCCTCCGTAGCGACGGTGACAATGTTGTGTACTCGGTTCCTCGAGTACAAGCGAGCTCTGAAGCCAGCCGTGCTGAAGATCATCTGTCCGTGTACTCTAATGTTACTTAA
- the LOC121947233 gene encoding polymeric immunoglobulin receptor-like isoform X2, which translates to MKLHHTLICFFLLSLQDEKSGLISAQVYPRIEGENFTVNCLFTFSRNRKYFCRDKCEQKDTLIETNGVRAREGKYSIEYKRERELSVTITQLAKSDSGVYGCGLGFTSPVKFEIIVVDALLMGGPSDEHTLHTQPGGNIVVACFFNVFENRKYFCKEECKRSSILVETTGNRNQRGRHSIRYVKETSSGSSGVLYVNMTQLSKSDSGQYRCGLDSSFYVDPYRSFEVTVTEVPSASTSTTTPSSNSNSGGSAPPGTRTTDVLLYVGLTLIVMVMLSLSVLIVCRKVTSKAKEPPAETEFTSVTETNQVYENIRECRRSRSPPAEDDWSRLTYSELDFSNRGVGSSRRALRSDGDNVVYSVPRVQASSEASRAEDHLSVYSNVT; encoded by the exons ATGAAACTCCATCACACTTTGATctgcttcttcctcctct CTTTGCAGGATGAAAAATCTGGTCTCATCAGTGCACAAGTCTATCCAAGAATTGAAGGAGAAAATTTCACAGTAAATTGCCTCTTCACCTTCTCAAGAAACAGGAAGTATTTTTGTAGAGACAAATGTGAACAAAAAGACACTCTTATTGAAACAAATGGGGTTAGAGCTCGGGAAGGCAAATACAGCATTGAATATAAACGAGAGAGAGAGCTTTCTGTGACCATCACTCAGCTGGCAAAGTCTGACTCAGGAGTGTACGGATGTGGTTTGGGGTTTACCTCACCGGTCAAGTTTGAAATCATTGTTGTAGATG CACTGCTGATGGGAGGTCCCTCTGATGAACACACTCTCCACACACAACCTGGAGGAAATATTGTAGTGGCATGCTTCTTTAATGTctttgaaaacaggaaatactTCTGCAAGGAAGAGTGTAAAAGAAGTAGCATTCTTGTTGAAACGACTGGCAACAGAAATCAGAGAGGCAGACACAGCATCAGATATGTAAAGGAAACTTCATCAGGTTCATCAGGAGTTTTGTATGTGAACATGACTCAGCTGTCCAAGTCTGACTCAGGACAGTATAGGTGTGGTCTGGACTCTTCCTTCTATGTAGATCCCTACCGCAGCTTTGAGGTCACTGTCACAGAAG TCCCATCAGCTTCCACATCAACAACCACACCAAGTTCAAACTCCAACTCAGGAGGCTCCGCACCTCCTGGCACAAGAACTACAG ATGTGCTGCTGTATGTGGGCCTGACGCTGATCGTCATGGTTATGTTATCACTGTCTGTGCTGATTGTGTGCAGAAAAGTGACTTCTAAAGCCAAAG AGCCTCCTGCGGAAACAGAGTTCACTTCTGTCACAGAG ACAAACCAAGTGTACGAGAATATCAGAGAGTGCAGAAGGAGCAGATCTCCCCCT gcCGAAGACGACTGGAGTAGACTCACCTACTCTGAGTTGGATTTTTCCAACCGCGGCGTCGGCTCGTCCAGGAGAGCCCTCCGTAGCGACGGTGACAATGTTGTGTACTCGGTTCCTCGAGTACAAGCGAGCTCTGAAGCCAGCCGTGCTGAAGATCATCTGTCCGTGTACTCTAATGTTACTTAA